The genomic window CGGTGCAGGCGGCACTCACCGACTACCGAGTCACGCCGGATGCGACTCCCCAACCGATCGAGCGTCTCGCGGTGCGGCTACGCCAAGCATGGCACGTGCGCCACAGCTCACCCGATCACCGAACCCGGCTCGGAGCGCTGCTCCCCGACCTTATCCGGGACGCCCAGACCGCCGCTCGCGGCCTCGGTGGTGACCAGCGCCGCCAAGCTCGCCGGGTGCTTGCCGGGGTCTACCAGCTTGCGGACTTCTACGTGGCCTACCAGCCCGCGCCCGAACTCGTCTGGATGGTTGCCGACCGTGCCCTGACCGAAGCGCACGAGGCCGACGACCCGTATCTGATCGCCGGTGGTGTGTGGGCCATGGTCCAAGCGCTGCGCGACTCCGGCCGGTGGGAGGAAGCCATCACGCTGGCCCGTGATGCGGTCTCTCAGCTGGAGCCACACCTTGACGGCGCCCCAGCGGACTGGCGTGGTCTCACCGGCGCGCTGGAGGCCGAGATCGCCTACGTATACGCACGGCGCGGGCGACATGGCCCGGCATGGGAGCACTGGGAGCGCGCCGACCGGGTCGCTCGCCGACTTGGCCCGGGCTATCGCCACACTCAGAGCTCCTTCTCCACGGCGGTGATGGGCGCGCATGCCGTTACCCTCGGAGTCGAGTTGCGGCGCGCTGGCGAAGCTCTCCGCTCCGCGGACTCATTCGATCCGGCCGAGATCGTGTCGGTACCGCGCCGCGCCCGCCACCTCATCGAGGTTGCGCGCGGCCATTACCAGCGCGATGAGCGGCCAGCGGTGTGGGCATTGCTCAACTCCTCCGAGCGCACTGCTCCGGAGACGATCAGGTTCAACGGCTTCGCTCGTGAGATGCTGCTGGACCTGTCCCGTCGGCCACCGGCCGGGCTGCGCGAGGACGTTCGTAGCCTCTGCCAACGAGTCGGCGTCGCCGCATAATCCGACCGGGTAGGGGTACGAACCGTACCCGTTGCCCGCTATGTCGCTTCTAACGTCGTTCCTGTGACGTACAACGGCGACCTTTCCGGCTACGGGCTTACACCGGTGACCTGTTGGGGCTGCTCACAGGTTACGGAGTCCCCGTGGTGAGGCGCCGGCACCGGCCGCCGCAGCAGTTCGCGTCGCTGCGGGCGAGCACGACCGAGATCGCCCTGTGGCCCCAACGGACGCGGGAAGCACGGACCTGCTGGCACTGCAAGGCGATCTACCCGACGGCCGAGCACGCCACGTCGTGCGAGCAGTACCACGAAGCGCAGGATGACGCGGCCCGCGAAGCCAGGCGCGGGAGCCGAGCGAACGGAGCCCGGCAGTGATCCCGCGTCGGGACCGACCGCTACTGGTACTCGTCCTGCTCGCACTCGCCGTCTCACTCGTGCAGTCGATCGGCCTCACGGCCGGATGGTGGTGCGGCTGCTGAATGTTACCGGTCGCCGCCACAGGTCACTCACGCTGATCGGATCCGGCTCGATTACACTCGTCCGAAGTAGAGCGAGAACGGCATTCCGGCACGAGTCGTCGCAGTTCAAGAATTCTGCTCCGCGCGCACGCGGGGATTTAGGTCACGCGACGATGTTGCCGGGTTCGTCCAGCCACACCGCCTGCCGGTCCCGCTCCACGGTGACCCCGTACCGGGTGCGCTCCGGCCGGCCTTGCCCCACCCACCAGGCATGCGCGGCCACGGCTTCGTCCCACAGCCGCCGCGGGCCAAGCTGCCGCAGCGGCCACGGCCCCGTGCCGGCGTCGTCGGGCACGTGGACACTGGCGACCGACCCGGTGGGCACGTGGTACAGCAGCACCTCGGTGGGGTCGTCGTAGAACACACCGCGGCGCACACCGGGCAGCCGCAGCCCTACGGTGAACGCGCCGTGCCCGATGCCGATCTCCAGCGGCGGCACCGTGGTGTGCTCGGTGGGCGCGGCGCTGGCGTCGAGGCGGTCGCCGAACCGGGTGGCTTCCCCGCGCGGGGCGCGCTGCTCGCGCAACTGCATGAACGCGGCATCGCCGATGATCGGGCCGCTGGCGGCGCCGTCGCCGTGCACCGTGAGCCGGACCAGGCCACCGTTGCGGTACGTGGTGCCCCACGGGGTCAACACCAGCCCGTCCGGCACGGTCTGCTCAACCCAGGCGTACGGCAACTGGCCGGCGAGCACGCCAGCGGTGCACACCACCCGGTCGAACGGGGCACCCGCCAGCGCCCCGGCCGCCCCGTCGTCGCAGGCCACCATGACCTTGTAGCCGGCATCGGCGAGGTTGCGGCGAGCCTGCTCGGCGAGACCGTGGTCGACCTCGATGCTGATCACGTTCTCGCCGCCGACCCGCTCGGCCAGCAGCGCCGTGTTATAGCCGGTTCCGGTGCCGATCTCCAGCACCCGGTCTCCCTCAGATACGTCGAGGGCGTCGAGCATGGCCAGCACGATGCTGGGTTGCGAAGCCGAACTCGTTGCGTTCAAGCTCGTGGCAGGCCACTCGGTGGCACCGTCGTCGTACTGGGTGACCACCGGCTCGTCCCGGTACACCGCCGCCCGCCACCGGGCCGGATCCGCGTCGGCATCGATCGGGCTGGCCCGGCCGTGCTCATCGTCGGCCCACACCCGTGCCGGAATGAACGCGGCACGGTCGACGGCCTCGAACTCGCGTGCCCATCCGGCAGGATCCATGCCCGCGGCGATCAGTTCCTCGATCAGGTCGGCACTGGTCACTTCGTGTGATGCCCGTCCGGCTTATCTGGATCCGGCGGTTCCTGACTTCCGCTCCCCTGTGGCTTGTGGTCGCCTTCGTTCCGATCTTCCTCGACGCGCTGTTCACGCTTGCCCATGCGCTCATCGTGGCGGATCAACTGCCGGTTACCTAGCTCCGATCGGGTTGGACCGGCCGCACGGAAGGATGGTTACCTGTACGAGCAGCAACGAAATCGTTTCCTACGGGGTCAGCCGGGCACGCAACTCCCGCTTGAGGATCTTGCCGGACGCGTTACGCGGCAGGTCGTCGACGAAATGCACCGATTTCGGCACCTTGAAAGCCGACATCCGCTCCCGCAGGTGCGCCAGCAACTCCTCCGCTGATACATCCTTTTTGGATACGACAATCGCGGTGATCGCCTCGATCCAGTGCTCGTCCGGCAGCCCGATCACGGCCACTTCGCCGACCGCGGGATGGGTGTACAGCGCGTCCTCGACCTCGCGGGAGGCCACCAGCACCCCGCCGGTGTTGATCACGTCCTTGATCCGGTCCACCACGTAGATGAAGCCCTCCTCATCCCGGCGGACCAGGTCGCCGGAGTGGAACCAGCCGTCCCGAAAGGCCTCCTCGGTCTCCTCCGGCTTGTCCCAGTACCCCACACAAAGCTGGGGTGACCGGTACACGACCTCCCCGAGCTCACCGGGTGGGACATCGGTTCCACTCCCGTCGACCACCCGCAGTTCCACGAACAGCGCGGCCCGCCCGGCCGATTCCGGCCGCCGCGCGTGTTCCTCCGGGCGCAGGATCGTGGCCAGCGGGGCGATCTCGGACTGCCCGAAGCAGTTGTAGAACCCCAGTTCCGGCATGGCCGCGCGGAGCCGCTCCAGCACAGGGCCCGGCATGATCGAGGCACCGTAGTACGCCTTGCGCAACGCACCGAGGTCCCGCTCACCGAAATCGGGGTGGTTGGCCAGCGCGACCCACAACGTCGGCGCGGCGAAGAACGCCCGGTGCCGGTCCTCGGCTATCCGCCGCAGGATCTCCCCCGGTTCAGGTATCTCCATCAGGTGGTTGGTGGCGCCGACAGCCAGCCAGGGCAACAGGAACACATGCATCTGCGCGCTGTGGTACAGCGGCATCACGTGCAGCGGCTCGTCGTCCTCGGCGAGATCGAGCCCGACGACGCAGGAAAGGTACTCGTGCACCAGCGCGCGATGCGTCATCATCGCGCCCTTCGGCCGCGACGTGGTGCCGGAGGTGTAGAGCAGCTGCGCCAGATCGGTATCGGCGACCTCGACCGCCGGTTCCGGCACGTCGTCGCCGGCTGCGGCGACGGCGAGCAGGGAGCCCGCGGCGTCCCGCAGCGGCAGCACCCGGCTCACGGCGAGCTCACCCGTGACCGCGTCCACCGCCTCCCGCAGCGCTGGGTCGGTGAGCACCACGCCACTGCCGGACTGCCCGATCAGGTAGGCCAGGTCCTCGCCGGTGAGGTTGTAGTTCACCGGAACATGCACCAGCCCGGCCCTGGCGCAGGCCAGGAAGCCGATCAGGTAGGCATCGGAGTTCTTCCCGTAGGCCGCCACCCGATCGCCCCTGCGCAGGCCGAGGCCGAGCAGATGGGCCGCGGCCCTCGACACCCCGGCGTCCAGCTCGGCATAGGTCCACTGCCGTTCGCCGAACCGCAGGGCGATGCGGTCGGGGACCCGTGCGGCGCTGCGCCGCAGGATGTCGGCGACCGTGCTGGAGTTCAGGGCGGGGTTCATCGAGCCTCCTGGCAAGTCGCGTCGTTGCATACTCACACCCGTGGGTGAGATCAAGATTAGACGCGCGCGGGCCGCCGATGTCGAGTCCATCGTCCGGATGCTCGCCGACGACCAGCTCGGCGCTACCAGGGAGTCGACCGCGGACCTGGCGCCCTACCTCCGGGCGTTCGAGCTGATCGAGGCCGACCCGAACCAGCTGCTGGTCGTCGCCGAGGATGCCGGGGAGCCGGTCGGTACGCTGCAGCTCACGATCATCCCGGGCCTGGGGCGGGGTGGCGCGCTGCGCGGCCAGATCGAGGCCGTGCGAGTGCGGGCCGGCCACCGGGGCACCGGCCTCGGCGAACGGCTGGTCCGCTGGGCCATCGCGGAGTCCCGCAGGCGGGGCTGCGCCCTGGTGCAGCTCACCTCCGACGTCTCGCGCACCGCGGCACACCGTTTCTACCAGCGGCTCGGTTTCACCGCCTCGCACACCGGCTTCAAGCTGCCGCTCCCCGCGGACGGTCAGTAGATCAGCACCCGGGTTCCCGGACCGAGCCGCGGGAACAGCTCGTCGATCGACGGGTTGGTCAGCCGCACGCAGCCGTTGCTGGCGGCCCGGGTTTCCACCGGCTCGCCACCGTGGATGGCGAGCCCGGTGGTGGTGAAGTAGCTCGGCCGGTACATCGGCCCGAGCGGGGCATAGCGCATTCCGTCGATCTGGTACCGCATCCGGTAGTCCCCCGGCGGGGTGGCCTTGCCCGGTCTGCCGGTCGAGGCGTCGTGGATCCGGTCGACCGTGCCGTCGCGCACGGTGAACACCACCTGCCGGCCGAGGTCGACCTCGAGATGGAACCCGGGATCGGTGGACTCCGGTCGCGGGGTGGTCGGGGTGTCGAGCCGCCCCAGGGTCGCCGCGTCGAGCTCGCCGGTCCTGGCCAGGCCGTGCACCTTCTGGAAGGCGACCACGGCATGCCGCGTCCGCGCGTCCAACTCGCCGGTGACCTCGCGTACCTGGTAGCCGAGCTCCCGCAGGGTCCGCTGCGCGCCCGGCACCGGATTCGCGCGCGGCCGGGTGGTGCTCGGGGTGACCGCGCTGGCGGTGTCGACCGGGACCGATCTCGCCGAGGCTGGCACTGGTCGCTCCCGCTGCTCGGCCAGGTACCAGGCGCCGCCGGCCGCCACGGTCACCACGACCGTGGCTACGGCGACGTTCACGAAGCGCGCGCCGCGCATCGGCTCAGCCCGTGGCGCTGATCTTGGCGCTGCCCAGCACGAGATCGCCGGCCTCGGCGTCCGGGCGGTACAGCACGACCACCTGCCCGGGCGCGACCCCACGCAACGGCTCGCGCAGCTCCATCCGGACCTCGCCGGCCGTGGGGTCGGCCCCGGTGGCCACCGCGGGGGCGGTGCCGCCGTGCGCGCGCACCTGCACCACGCACTCCACCGGCCCCGCAGGCGGCTCGGCGGGCCAGATCGCCCGGTTGGCACGGATCTCACGCACCCCGAGCCGGTCCGCGGAGCCGACCCTGACCGTGCCGGAGACCGGTTCGAGGCCGAGCACGTAACGCGGCCGCCCGTCGGGTGCGGGTGCCTCGATCCCGAGACCCTTACGCTGGCCGACCGTGAAGCCGTGCACGCCGGTGTGCCGCCCGAGCACCGCACCGCTCTCGGCGTCCACCAGCTCGCCGGGGCGCTGCCCCAGCCGCGACTCGAGGAAGCCCCTGGTGTCCCCGTCCGGGATGAAGCAGATGTCGTGGCTGTCCGGCTTGTTCGCCACCGCGAGGCCGCGCTCCTCGGCCTCCACCCGTACCTCGGACTTCACCGAGTCGCCGAGCGGGAAGTACGCGTGCCGAAGCTGCTCGGGGGTCAGCGAGGCGAGCACGTAGGACTGGTCCTTGCCCTCGTCCGCACTGCGGCGGAGCTGGGGCACCCCGTCCACAACGGACAGCCGGGCATAGTGCCCCGTGCAGACCGCGTCGAAGCCGAGCGCCATCGCCTTCTCCAGCAAGGCCTCGAACTTGATCTTCTCGTTGCAGGTGACACAGGGGTTCGGCGTGCGGCCGGCCGCGTACTCGCCGACGAAGGTCTCCACGACCTCCTCGGTGAACCGCTCGGCGAAGTCCCATACGTAGAACGGGATGCCGAGGATGTCCGCGGCGCGGCGGGCATCGTGGGAGTCCTCGATGGTGCAGCAACCGCGCGAACCGGTACGCAGCGTCCCCGGCTTCGCCGACAGTGCGAGATGCACGCCGACCACGTCGTGTCCCGCGGCCACCGCCCGCGCGGCGGCGACGGCGGAGTCGACACCCCCGCTCATCGCGGCGAGTACTCGCATCTAACCCTCCGTCTTCTTCCGCATCCCGGACAGCCCGGCCTGCCGCGCCCGCGCGACCACGCCGCCGATCTCCCTGGCCAGCGCGTCCACATCCTCCCTGGTCGAGCTGTGCCCGAGGGAGAACCGCAGCGAGCCGCGGGCCGCCTCGGCATCGGCACCCATCGCCAGCAGCACGTGGCTCGGTTCCGCCACGCCCGCCGTGCACGCCGAACCGGTGGAGCACTCGATGCCCTTGGCGTCCAGCAGCATGAGCAGGCTGTCCCCGGCACAACCGGAGAAGGTGAAGTGCGCATTCCCCGGAAGCCTGCCCGGCGTACCGTCGGCGAGCAGTTCCTCCGGGGGCGCGCCGTTCAACCGCGCGTCCGGAACCTCACGCAGTACGGCCGCGACCAGCTCGTCCCGCAACTTGGCCTGCATCCGCAGCTGGTTGTCCCGGTCCGCGGCACCCACGCCCACCGCCGTGGCGAAGGCACGCACCGCGGGCACGTCCAGGGTACCGGAGCGCACGTTGCGCTCCTGGCCGCCGCCGTGCAGCAGCGGCTCGCAGGGGGTGTCCCTGGCCAGCACCAAAGCGCCGATCCCGTACGGCCCACCCACCTTGTGCCCGGTCAGGGTGAGCGCGCTGACCCCGCTGCCCGCGAAGTCGATCTCCAGCACGCCCACGGCCTGCACCGCGTCGGTGTGCAGCGGGATCCCGTACTCGGCGCAGACCGCCGCCAGCTCGGCCACCGGGTTGACCGTGCCGACCTCGTTGTTCGCCCACATCACCGTGGCCAGTGCGACCTCGTCCGGCGCGGCCTCGACCGCCGCGCGCAGGGTGTCGGGATGTACCCGGCCGTGCTCGTCGGCAGCCAGCCACGTTACCTCGGCCCCGTTCTGGTCGGCCAGCCATTGCACGGCGTCCAGTACCGCGTGGTG from Amycolatopsis cihanbeyliensis includes these protein-coding regions:
- a CDS encoding acyl-CoA synthetase; this translates as MNPALNSSTVADILRRSAARVPDRIALRFGERQWTYAELDAGVSRAAAHLLGLGLRRGDRVAAYGKNSDAYLIGFLACARAGLVHVPVNYNLTGEDLAYLIGQSGSGVVLTDPALREAVDAVTGELAVSRVLPLRDAAGSLLAVAAAGDDVPEPAVEVADTDLAQLLYTSGTTSRPKGAMMTHRALVHEYLSCVVGLDLAEDDEPLHVMPLYHSAQMHVFLLPWLAVGATNHLMEIPEPGEILRRIAEDRHRAFFAAPTLWVALANHPDFGERDLGALRKAYYGASIMPGPVLERLRAAMPELGFYNCFGQSEIAPLATILRPEEHARRPESAGRAALFVELRVVDGSGTDVPPGELGEVVYRSPQLCVGYWDKPEETEEAFRDGWFHSGDLVRRDEEGFIYVVDRIKDVINTGGVLVASREVEDALYTHPAVGEVAVIGLPDEHWIEAITAIVVSKKDVSAEELLAHLRERMSAFKVPKSVHFVDDLPRNASGKILKRELRARLTP
- a CDS encoding L,D-transpeptidase family protein, whose translation is MRGARFVNVAVATVVVTVAAGGAWYLAEQRERPVPASARSVPVDTASAVTPSTTRPRANPVPGAQRTLRELGYQVREVTGELDARTRHAVVAFQKVHGLARTGELDAATLGRLDTPTTPRPESTDPGFHLEVDLGRQVVFTVRDGTVDRIHDASTGRPGKATPPGDYRMRYQIDGMRYAPLGPMYRPSYFTTTGLAIHGGEPVETRAASNGCVRLTNPSIDELFPRLGPGTRVLIY
- a CDS encoding methyltransferase domain-containing protein: MTSADLIEELIAAGMDPAGWAREFEAVDRAAFIPARVWADDEHGRASPIDADADPARWRAAVYRDEPVVTQYDDGATEWPATSLNATSSASQPSIVLAMLDALDVSEGDRVLEIGTGTGYNTALLAERVGGENVISIEVDHGLAEQARRNLADAGYKVMVACDDGAAGALAGAPFDRVVCTAGVLAGQLPYAWVEQTVPDGLVLTPWGTTYRNGGLVRLTVHGDGAASGPIIGDAAFMQLREQRAPRGEATRFGDRLDASAAPTEHTTVPPLEIGIGHGAFTVGLRLPGVRRGVFYDDPTEVLLYHVPTGSVASVHVPDDAGTGPWPLRQLGPRRLWDEAVAAHAWWVGQGRPERTRYGVTVERDRQAVWLDEPGNIVA
- a CDS encoding cysteine desulfurase family protein, translating into MTYLDHAATTPMLPEAVTAMSEALSTVGNASSLHSSGRRARRVAEEAREVIADALGARPSEVIFTAGGTESDNLAVKGIYWARRAAEPTRRRILAGAAEHHAVLDAVQWLADQNGAEVTWLAADEHGRVHPDTLRAAVEAAPDEVALATVMWANNEVGTVNPVAELAAVCAEYGIPLHTDAVQAVGVLEIDFAGSGVSALTLTGHKVGGPYGIGALVLARDTPCEPLLHGGGQERNVRSGTLDVPAVRAFATAVGVGAADRDNQLRMQAKLRDELVAAVLREVPDARLNGAPPEELLADGTPGRLPGNAHFTFSGCAGDSLLMLLDAKGIECSTGSACTAGVAEPSHVLLAMGADAEAARGSLRFSLGHSSTREDVDALAREIGGVVARARQAGLSGMRKKTEG
- the mnmA gene encoding tRNA 2-thiouridine(34) synthase MnmA; translation: MRVLAAMSGGVDSAVAAARAVAAGHDVVGVHLALSAKPGTLRTGSRGCCTIEDSHDARRAADILGIPFYVWDFAERFTEEVVETFVGEYAAGRTPNPCVTCNEKIKFEALLEKAMALGFDAVCTGHYARLSVVDGVPQLRRSADEGKDQSYVLASLTPEQLRHAYFPLGDSVKSEVRVEAEERGLAVANKPDSHDICFIPDGDTRGFLESRLGQRPGELVDAESGAVLGRHTGVHGFTVGQRKGLGIEAPAPDGRPRYVLGLEPVSGTVRVGSADRLGVREIRANRAIWPAEPPAGPVECVVQVRAHGGTAPAVATGADPTAGEVRMELREPLRGVAPGQVVVLYRPDAEAGDLVLGSAKISATG
- a CDS encoding helix-turn-helix domain-containing protein, producing MDDLPVGARIKAQRERAGMSRPVLAGFVGRSAEWVKAVETGRLQVPRLSMLLRLAEALGLDDLATLTGDGYAVPVQLFAGERHEALSAVQAALTDYRVTPDATPQPIERLAVRLRQAWHVRHSSPDHRTRLGALLPDLIRDAQTAARGLGGDQRRQARRVLAGVYQLADFYVAYQPAPELVWMVADRALTEAHEADDPYLIAGGVWAMVQALRDSGRWEEAITLARDAVSQLEPHLDGAPADWRGLTGALEAEIAYVYARRGRHGPAWEHWERADRVARRLGPGYRHTQSSFSTAVMGAHAVTLGVELRRAGEALRSADSFDPAEIVSVPRRARHLIEVARGHYQRDERPAVWALLNSSERTAPETIRFNGFAREMLLDLSRRPPAGLREDVRSLCQRVGVAA
- a CDS encoding GNAT family N-acetyltransferase, which translates into the protein MKIRRARAADVESIVRMLADDQLGATRESTADLAPYLRAFELIEADPNQLLVVAEDAGEPVGTLQLTIIPGLGRGGALRGQIEAVRVRAGHRGTGLGERLVRWAIAESRRRGCALVQLTSDVSRTAAHRFYQRLGFTASHTGFKLPLPADGQ